A single Cannabis sativa cultivar Pink pepper isolate KNU-18-1 chromosome 7, ASM2916894v1, whole genome shotgun sequence DNA region contains:
- the LOC133039675 gene encoding uncharacterized protein LOC133039675: MTYRPPYTTLANIKQEHGESLQDYFKRFNAKVTKVEKAPESSLVCMLITSVLPRTDFWKDLQGRRPESLVKFFAMAEPHKRIENSLSELEKGKDKRKSLVSRSQSRSPRGKNSKGRSPRRRSPHRQRSPKLAKSPPKKESLPKRKGGPRFMNYTELAVPRDHIYAIEEKNGVFKKSPPTRGNRDKRDPKKFCKYHKDIGHTTLECWVLQDEIEELIRREKFNKYKRNEEGHPRADDKEEN; this comes from the coding sequence ATGACttataggccaccctatactACTCTGGctaacatcaaacaagaacacggtgagtctttacaagactattttaaacgATTTAATGCTAAAGTAACAAAAGTcgagaaggctcccgagtcttcgcttgtttgtatgTTAATAACAAGTGTCCTGCCAAGAACCGATTTTTGGAAGGACTTACAAGGTCGAAGACCAGAATCACTAGTCAAGTTCTTCGCTATGGCCGAACCGCACAAGAGAATTGAGAATTCTCTATCAGAATTGGAAAAAGGCAAGGACAAGCGTAAGTCACTAGTGTCGCGATCGCAATCTCGCAGTCCGCGAGGGAAAAATTCCAAAGGTCGAAGCCCTAGAAGACGCAGCCCACACAGACAGCGAAGCCCGAAGTTGGCCAAAtctcctccaaagaaggagTCTTTGCCGAAAAGGAAAGGTGGACCGCGCTTCATGAACTATACCGAACTCGCGGTGCCACGTGACCACATCTACGCAATTGAGGAAAAGaacggagtcttcaagaagTCGCCCCCGACCAGGGGAAACCGCGACAAGAGGGACCCCAAGAAATTTTGTAAGTACCATAAAGATATTGGTCACACTACtctagaatgttgggtcttgcaggatgaaatcgaagagctgatCCGGAGGGAAAAATTCAACAAGTATAAAAGGAACGAGGAAGGTCATCCCCGAGCAGATGACAAAGAAGAAAACTAG